The uncultured Desulfuromonas sp. genome has a segment encoding these proteins:
- a CDS encoding septal ring lytic transglycosylase RlpA family protein — protein sequence MVRYWRGLVILIAVTVLWGCSSSVPQQPAVSPTTGQPLKGWQKPYEVYGVSYTPLLDHQGFSEEGIASWYGKKFHGRKTSNGEIYDMYAMTAAHKTLPLGVFVQVDNLNNGKTAVVRVNDRGPFVAGRIIDLSYSAASRLGVVGPGTAPVRITALGYQQWDNSGKPHYTLPQSVQTGPFTVQVGAFTLQPNATRLAEKLKRQYGHADVQQAWVDGRLFYRVRAGKYDSLDTAQQGREELARQGLGSGFVVAID from the coding sequence GTGGTGCGGTACTGGCGTGGCCTGGTCATCCTGATCGCTGTGACGGTGCTGTGGGGCTGCTCGTCGTCCGTGCCGCAACAGCCCGCTGTTTCGCCGACCACGGGTCAGCCGCTGAAAGGCTGGCAAAAGCCCTATGAGGTGTATGGGGTCTCCTATACCCCGTTACTCGATCATCAGGGCTTTTCCGAAGAGGGGATTGCCAGCTGGTACGGCAAAAAATTTCACGGACGCAAAACCAGCAACGGTGAAATTTACGACATGTACGCCATGACGGCAGCCCACAAAACCCTGCCGCTGGGTGTGTTTGTCCAGGTGGATAATCTGAACAACGGCAAGACTGCCGTGGTTCGCGTCAATGACCGTGGCCCGTTTGTCGCCGGTCGGATTATCGATCTATCGTACAGTGCCGCCAGCCGTCTCGGGGTGGTTGGTCCGGGTACTGCTCCGGTACGCATCACGGCATTGGGGTATCAGCAGTGGGATAACAGTGGCAAACCCCACTATACGTTGCCGCAATCGGTTCAGACCGGTCCCTTTACCGTTCAGGTCGGAGCCTTTACTCTGCAGCCGAATGCAACACGTCTGGCCGAGAAGCTGAAGCGTCAATACGGTCATGCGGATGTGCAACAGGCCTGGGTGGACGGGCGGTTGTTTTATCGGGTTCGCGCCGGCAAGTACGATTCGCTGGATACGGCGCAACAGGGCCGTGAAGAGCTGGCGCGGCAAGGACTTGGCAGCGGTTTTGTTGTGGCGATCGACTGA
- the tgt gene encoding tRNA guanosine(34) transglycosylase Tgt: MFSFELLHNDRSCRARRGRVHTPHGAIETPIFMPVGTHGALKAMTPAQVEETGAQIILSNTYHLHLKPGESLVKKAGGLHRFMNWNKPILTDSGGFQVFSLPKKKITESGVFFRHEHSGEEIFLGPKEAMQIENDLGADIIMAFDECIPYPSSHDYAKKSIHKTLRWANSCLEAHGRSDQALFGIVQGSIYEDLRRECAEQLTAMDFPGYAIGGVSVGEGLELLKQVVDYTEPFLPANKPRYLMGVGLPEDILESIERGMDMFDCVIPTRYARSATAFTSRGKLRLTNRNYRRDFFPVDPACDCYCCRNFTRAYLHHLFNANEILSATLMAIHNVHFYLNMVEQARQAIEQDCFTDFKNDFLGEYGFFDKK, from the coding sequence ATGTTCTCTTTTGAATTGCTCCATAATGACCGTTCCTGCCGCGCACGTCGTGGTCGTGTTCACACCCCTCATGGAGCTATTGAAACACCGATTTTCATGCCCGTCGGTACCCACGGTGCCCTCAAGGCCATGACACCGGCCCAGGTTGAAGAAACCGGCGCCCAGATTATCCTGTCCAACACCTATCACCTGCATCTGAAGCCGGGAGAAAGTCTGGTCAAGAAAGCCGGTGGTCTGCACCGTTTTATGAACTGGAACAAGCCGATTCTCACCGATAGCGGTGGTTTTCAGGTGTTTTCACTGCCGAAGAAAAAAATCACCGAAAGCGGTGTGTTCTTCCGCCATGAGCATAGCGGCGAGGAAATCTTTCTCGGCCCCAAAGAAGCCATGCAGATTGAAAACGATCTCGGCGCCGATATTATTATGGCGTTTGACGAATGCATTCCCTATCCGTCAAGTCATGATTATGCCAAAAAATCGATCCATAAGACATTGCGTTGGGCCAACAGCTGTCTCGAAGCCCATGGCCGCAGCGATCAGGCCCTGTTTGGTATTGTCCAGGGCAGCATCTACGAAGACCTGCGCCGTGAATGTGCAGAGCAACTGACGGCCATGGACTTTCCCGGCTACGCCATCGGAGGCGTCAGCGTCGGCGAAGGCCTCGAATTGCTGAAGCAGGTGGTGGATTATACCGAACCGTTTCTGCCCGCCAACAAACCACGCTACCTGATGGGCGTTGGCCTGCCGGAAGATATCCTGGAAAGCATTGAGCGGGGCATGGATATGTTTGACTGCGTCATCCCCACCCGTTATGCCCGCAGTGCCACGGCTTTCACCTCACGCGGCAAACTGCGGCTGACCAACCGCAACTATCGCCGCGACTTTTTCCCGGTAGACCCGGCCTGTGATTGCTACTGCTGTCGCAATTTCACCCGTGCCTACCTGCATCATCTGTTCAATGCCAACGAAATTCTCTCGGCAACATTGATGGCCATCCATAATGTTCATTTCTACCTCAACATGGTGGAACAAGCCCGACAGGCCATTGAACAGGACTGTTTTACCGATTTCAAAAACGATTTTCTTGGAGAGTACGGCTTTTTCGATAAAAAATGA
- the cas6 gene encoding CRISPR system precrRNA processing endoribonuclease RAMP protein Cas6: MIPTGALERAEFVKLKYRVRLLEPLDVDLATLLRLRRNFRAAGSYVFYHADGRADQSVHPFSQLFSPPIADDPLARQRYQQSGAAFVLQPDPTCCRHYERDELLTFPVVLWGGRQEQIGQLARVFQALGKNGLRHDAGRFELLEIAGQDSSGRYANLWRAGETLDRVQSPLRDADWWLSTLPVAVDSLMLKFITPARLMQHNRPLFRANFSDLLPFILRRVTSMLYAHCHFELVDDPARVLELAEQVNMLENHLEWQDWRQLGPDPQTQQPLGGLMGTVRLQGTALVDLLPVLELGTLMNLGKNAAYGAGCYQLQLLDESFEKSH; this comes from the coding sequence ATGATCCCGACGGGGGCGCTGGAACGTGCCGAATTCGTCAAATTAAAATACCGCGTTCGTCTGCTGGAACCACTCGATGTGGATTTGGCCACCCTGTTGCGCCTGCGTCGTAACTTTCGGGCTGCCGGCAGCTATGTGTTCTATCATGCGGATGGTCGCGCGGATCAGAGCGTACACCCGTTCAGCCAGTTGTTTTCTCCGCCGATCGCCGACGACCCGCTGGCGCGGCAGCGCTATCAGCAAAGTGGCGCCGCTTTTGTGCTGCAACCGGATCCAACCTGCTGTCGTCACTATGAACGGGATGAGTTGCTGACTTTTCCGGTGGTGCTGTGGGGCGGACGGCAGGAGCAGATTGGCCAGCTGGCCCGGGTGTTTCAGGCCTTGGGGAAAAATGGCTTGCGTCATGATGCCGGGCGTTTTGAGCTGCTGGAGATTGCCGGGCAGGATTCTTCAGGCCGCTATGCCAATCTGTGGCGTGCGGGAGAGACTCTGGATCGTGTGCAAAGTCCGTTACGTGATGCCGACTGGTGGTTGTCGACCCTGCCCGTTGCCGTGGACAGCCTGATGCTGAAATTTATTACTCCGGCTCGGTTGATGCAGCACAACCGGCCGTTGTTTCGGGCTAATTTTTCCGACCTGCTTCCGTTTATTTTGCGTCGGGTCACGTCCATGCTTTATGCTCACTGTCATTTTGAACTGGTCGATGATCCGGCCCGTGTTCTCGAACTTGCCGAGCAGGTTAACATGCTGGAAAATCATCTCGAATGGCAGGATTGGCGTCAACTGGGACCCGATCCGCAGACGCAGCAACCGTTAGGCGGCCTGATGGGGACAGTGCGTTTACAGGGAACAGCTCTGGTTGATCTGTTGCCGGTGCTGGAACTGGGGACGTTGATGAATCTGGGGAAAAATGCCGCGTATGGCGCCGGCTGCTATCAATTGCAGCTCCTTGACGAGTCGTTTGAAAAATCCCATTGA
- a CDS encoding zf-TFIIB domain-containing protein, with protein sequence MKDVWNEREKAFENQYFRDVERKQIEAMKDKMHESQIRELCGNRCPKCGDEIQSSTFRGVPLDQCPSCGGIWLGPNDLKILAEKDHRTWFDNWFHAGEGQD encoded by the coding sequence ATGAAAGATGTCTGGAATGAGCGAGAAAAAGCTTTTGAAAATCAATATTTTCGTGATGTCGAGCGCAAACAGATCGAGGCGATGAAAGACAAAATGCACGAAAGCCAGATACGTGAGCTGTGTGGAAATCGTTGTCCCAAATGTGGTGACGAGATTCAATCCAGCACCTTTCGCGGCGTACCTCTGGATCAGTGCCCCTCCTGTGGTGGGATCTGGTTAGGCCCTAATGACTTGAAAATATTAGCAGAAAAAGATCATCGCACTTGGTTTGATAACTGGTTTCACGCCGGAGAAGGCCAAGATTAG
- a CDS encoding retropepsin-like aspartic protease: MKLVLTLLIISLSVLPLAASEIYHYRDAEGKLIVVDDPELIPPQFSGQKVAAPTTQGITSPQWSPSQIIAVDEPSREESTDSEETPIEIYGNQVVVPVELHHRNRDVTVHLVLDTGATITLLDRDAVEKLRLKKWRSSTGHLANGTTVDIELARLDQLSVGPLQIKKLKVALIERKKRSRLADGLLGMDILKHRAYHIDYRNKRLVWQ; this comes from the coding sequence GTGAAACTGGTTCTGACCCTACTGATCATCAGCCTGAGTGTTCTGCCCCTGGCCGCTTCGGAGATCTACCATTATCGTGATGCCGAAGGAAAATTGATCGTGGTCGACGATCCGGAGCTGATTCCGCCCCAATTTAGTGGCCAAAAAGTTGCCGCGCCCACGACGCAAGGGATCACCAGCCCGCAATGGTCTCCCTCACAGATCATTGCGGTTGATGAGCCGAGCCGGGAGGAGAGCACCGACAGCGAGGAAACACCGATTGAAATCTACGGTAATCAGGTGGTCGTTCCGGTGGAGTTACATCATCGCAACCGAGACGTGACCGTTCACCTGGTTTTAGATACCGGGGCAACCATCACCTTACTCGATCGCGACGCCGTGGAGAAACTGCGTCTGAAAAAATGGCGCTCCAGTACCGGCCATCTGGCCAACGGCACCACTGTGGACATTGAACTGGCCCGCCTCGACCAACTCAGTGTTGGTCCGTTGCAGATCAAAAAGCTCAAAGTGGCCCTGATTGAACGAAAAAAAAGGAGCCGCCTTGCCGACGGACTGTTGGGCATGGACATTTTAAAGCATCGCGCCTACCACATAGACTACCGCAATAAACGGTTGGTCTGGCAATAA
- a CDS encoding Crp/Fnr family transcriptional regulator, whose amino-acid sequence MEKHSAVKLFLQTFFGNSDDPRFTFIEQISRFTTVQRKGILFHEGEPGSEFYFLASGRVKLFRSTADGKEAVIRFIEPGEYFAEILLQLKGRYPVSAIAIEPCELLALDAQKILSHLEQHPDVAMVFIGALSQRIKYLLGMIEQLSLADIRQRFLNYLGVLQNKSPSSTIELPAAKGEIALLLGTTPETFSRLLKKLSTEKVIRVSGRSITLLDPTALNEVSL is encoded by the coding sequence ATGGAAAAACACAGCGCGGTTAAACTGTTTCTGCAGACGTTTTTCGGCAATAGCGACGATCCCCGCTTTACCTTCATTGAACAAATCAGTCGCTTCACCACGGTGCAACGTAAAGGGATTCTGTTCCATGAGGGGGAACCAGGCAGCGAATTTTATTTTCTCGCCTCCGGGCGGGTGAAACTGTTTCGCTCCACAGCTGACGGCAAAGAGGCGGTGATCCGCTTTATTGAACCGGGGGAATACTTTGCCGAGATCCTGCTGCAGCTTAAAGGACGTTATCCGGTCAGCGCCATCGCCATTGAGCCCTGTGAACTGCTGGCTCTGGATGCCCAAAAGATTTTGTCACACCTGGAACAACATCCAGACGTGGCCATGGTGTTCATCGGTGCATTATCGCAGCGCATCAAATACCTGTTGGGCATGATCGAGCAACTGAGTCTGGCTGACATTCGTCAACGTTTTCTCAATTACCTGGGTGTGTTGCAGAATAAATCCCCCAGCAGCACGATCGAGTTGCCGGCGGCCAAGGGTGAAATCGCTCTGTTGCTCGGCACCACGCCGGAAACCTTTTCACGATTACTGAAAAAACTCTCCACGGAAAAAGTCATCCGCGTCAGCGGGCGTTCCATCACCCTGCTCGACCCAACCGCTCTCAACGAGGTCTCATTGTGA
- a CDS encoding class I SAM-dependent rRNA methyltransferase: protein MKRQQRKSCVVGPQTEQMLKLGHPWVIEDRFTRQWPTLTCGELVTLTSEQGKALAMALVDPGQRIVARVLGDAGMTLTGEWFRRKIQRAEQRRRDHAGLDGTNAYRVVNGEGDGLPGLTVERYDGYLMVQLYSRSWETHLNLLVQALQQEFQPDGIYEKFRPQKTRELEKKGSKRFSRLLAGTPVAEHYTVEENHLTYRVSLEEGLNTGLFMDQRANRRDLAERCQGKRLLNLFCYTGAFSVAAAAAGATKVTSVDASPHYLDQARENFGLNRINAKRHAFICGDCFEVLPELMAQGERFDIVIMDPPSFSTTTKNRFTTQGGTAKLVAQAMALLEDGGLLITSSNHQKVDLAEYLKELRRGALEAGSDLTVIKTAGQAEDFPYPVTFPEGRYLKYVMAVKG, encoded by the coding sequence ATGAAACGCCAACAACGAAAATCCTGTGTCGTCGGACCGCAAACCGAACAAATGCTTAAGCTCGGGCATCCCTGGGTGATTGAAGACCGCTTTACCCGGCAGTGGCCCACCTTGACGTGTGGTGAACTGGTTACTTTGACCTCGGAACAAGGCAAGGCTCTGGCCATGGCGCTGGTTGATCCGGGGCAACGCATTGTTGCTCGTGTTCTTGGCGACGCCGGGATGACGTTGACTGGCGAATGGTTTCGCCGGAAAATTCAGCGCGCCGAACAGCGCCGCCGAGATCATGCCGGACTCGACGGCACCAATGCCTATCGTGTGGTCAATGGCGAAGGGGATGGTCTGCCCGGACTCACCGTCGAGCGTTATGACGGTTACCTGATGGTCCAGCTCTATTCACGCAGCTGGGAAACCCATCTTAATCTGCTGGTGCAGGCATTACAGCAGGAGTTTCAACCGGACGGCATTTACGAAAAATTCCGTCCGCAGAAAACCCGCGAACTGGAGAAAAAAGGCTCGAAACGTTTCAGTCGCCTGTTGGCTGGTACGCCGGTCGCTGAACATTACACCGTTGAGGAAAATCATCTCACCTACCGTGTGAGCCTTGAAGAGGGCCTGAATACCGGACTGTTTATGGATCAACGGGCCAACCGCCGTGATCTGGCTGAGCGCTGTCAGGGCAAGAGGCTGTTGAACCTGTTCTGTTATACCGGAGCCTTTTCCGTCGCGGCTGCGGCTGCCGGGGCGACCAAAGTGACCAGCGTCGATGCCTCGCCCCATTACCTCGATCAGGCACGGGAGAATTTCGGTCTTAACCGGATCAACGCCAAGCGCCATGCCTTTATCTGTGGGGATTGCTTTGAGGTGTTGCCTGAGCTGATGGCGCAGGGCGAGCGTTTTGATATCGTCATCATGGACCCACCGAGCTTTTCCACCACTACCAAAAACCGCTTCACCACCCAGGGCGGTACGGCCAAGCTGGTGGCCCAGGCCATGGCCCTATTGGAAGACGGTGGTCTGCTGATCACGTCCTCCAACCACCAGAAAGTCGATCTGGCCGAGTACCTTAAGGAGTTGCGCCGAGGAGCGCTCGAAGCGGGCAGCGACTTAACGGTGATTAAAACAGCAGGACAGGCGGAAGATTTTCCCTATCCGGTGACCTTTCCCGAAGGGCGCTATCTGAAGTATGTGATGGCGGTGAAAGGCTAA
- a CDS encoding SPFH domain-containing protein, with translation MEEKNVGALNGWLMLFVVAFLLVGEVILVINGLSSQSTLPMVLGVIGLPVLLLLGKGFFTLQPNEARVLILFGKYCGTVKTDGFHWANPFTVHRGPWVTVTSQDKDASASVQFSHKYRVSLRARNFETDTLKVNDQRGNPIEIGAVVVWRVQDTAKALFDVDAYEHYVQVQSESAVRHLANNYPYDPSDDSPAKELTLRDSTDAISAALEKELRERLLRAGVAVDEARLTHLAYAPEIAGAMLRRQQAEAIIAARKKIVHGAVSMVEMALAELSEKNVVELDNERKAAMVGNLLVVLCGEAQAEPVINTGTATAKG, from the coding sequence ATGGAAGAGAAAAACGTCGGTGCACTAAACGGATGGCTCATGTTGTTTGTCGTGGCATTTTTGTTGGTGGGCGAGGTGATTCTAGTCATCAATGGCCTCTCAAGCCAAAGCACACTGCCCATGGTTCTTGGAGTGATCGGGCTTCCGGTTCTGCTCCTTCTCGGCAAAGGCTTTTTTACATTGCAGCCCAATGAGGCTCGTGTGCTGATCCTTTTTGGTAAGTATTGCGGCACCGTGAAAACGGATGGGTTCCATTGGGCGAATCCTTTTACCGTGCACCGAGGGCCATGGGTTACCGTCACGTCGCAGGACAAAGACGCATCCGCGTCTGTCCAATTTTCACATAAGTATCGCGTCTCCCTGAGAGCACGTAACTTCGAGACGGATACACTGAAGGTCAACGACCAGCGCGGCAATCCGATCGAAATCGGAGCCGTGGTGGTCTGGCGGGTACAGGATACGGCAAAAGCGTTGTTTGACGTGGACGCATACGAACACTATGTTCAGGTCCAAAGCGAATCAGCCGTTCGGCATCTTGCCAACAACTATCCTTATGATCCTTCCGATGACAGCCCCGCCAAAGAGCTGACGCTGCGTGACAGCACCGACGCCATCAGTGCCGCGCTGGAAAAAGAACTCCGAGAACGGTTGCTCAGGGCCGGTGTTGCGGTGGACGAAGCACGGCTGACACACTTAGCGTATGCGCCGGAAATCGCCGGCGCGATGCTCCGCAGGCAGCAGGCCGAAGCTATCATTGCGGCGCGGAAGAAGATCGTGCATGGGGCGGTGAGCATGGTCGAAATGGCCTTGGCGGAGTTGTCGGAAAAGAATGTCGTGGAATTGGACAATGAACGCAAGGCTGCGATGGTGGGCAACCTCCTTGTCGTGCTTTGTGGAGAAGCCCAGGCCGAGCCCGTCATCAATACCGGGACGGCCACCGCCAAAGGATGA
- a CDS encoding potassium channel family protein, which translates to MKTNNSAIRQLRIYLFLVIAVICLSTVCFMLTEHLSFSEAVYFSIVTMSSVGYGDILPQTMLGRLFAMVFIVLGAVTFLSFVGRATELMLNRREEESKRKKLHMLVGVFFDEIGHTLLKQLVEHLPLPEEDRRRFEFTAQWNRRDFRALSNFSTTLPLMLERPEQLVASSWQAIPAVKPLLIRLLENPAVLEHGAFSELLLALFHFEQELGFRAHDMELPESDLHHLSNDAVRVYRLLLPQWFDYLEHLQQDYPYLYSLQVRVNPFRRAPSALVTS; encoded by the coding sequence ATGAAAACAAATAACTCCGCTATTCGTCAGCTTCGCATCTATCTCTTTCTTGTTATCGCTGTTATTTGCCTGAGCACAGTGTGTTTCATGCTCACGGAGCATCTGAGCTTCAGCGAGGCGGTTTATTTCAGCATTGTCACCATGTCCAGCGTCGGCTACGGTGATATCCTGCCTCAGACCATGTTGGGACGGCTGTTCGCCATGGTGTTTATTGTTCTTGGTGCTGTGACGTTTTTGAGCTTTGTCGGTCGGGCCACGGAGTTGATGCTGAATCGGCGAGAGGAGGAAAGTAAGCGCAAGAAACTGCATATGCTGGTTGGGGTGTTCTTTGACGAAATCGGTCATACCCTGCTGAAGCAGTTGGTGGAGCATCTGCCCCTGCCTGAGGAAGATCGGCGTCGTTTTGAGTTCACGGCACAGTGGAACCGGCGGGATTTTCGTGCTCTGAGCAATTTTTCCACGACCCTGCCACTGATGCTTGAACGCCCCGAGCAGTTAGTGGCGTCAAGTTGGCAGGCGATCCCCGCCGTCAAGCCGTTGCTGATCCGTTTACTTGAGAATCCGGCGGTGTTGGAGCACGGTGCGTTTTCGGAATTGCTGCTGGCATTGTTTCACTTTGAACAGGAGCTCGGCTTTCGCGCGCATGATATGGAATTACCCGAAAGTGATCTGCACCATTTGAGCAATGATGCGGTGCGGGTTTATCGGCTTTTGTTACCGCAATGGTTTGACTACCTCGAGCATCTGCAACAGGATTATCCCTATCTCTATTCACTGCAGGTTCGGGTGAACCCGTTTCGCAGGGCTCCGTCAGCGCTGGTCACGTCCTGA
- a CDS encoding peptidylprolyl isomerase: MANNPKVSLETSQGTIILELDAENAPISTDNFLAYVQSGFYADTIFHRVIPGFMIQGGGMNADMEETHGKTPIKNEAANGLKNLYGTIAMARTQVVDSATSQFFINVNDNDFLNHRDPRPEAFGYAVFGKVVEGMDVVHAIEKVATGNKGYHQDVPLEPITILKASVVEG, translated from the coding sequence ATGGCAAACAACCCCAAAGTCTCTCTGGAGACCTCCCAAGGCACCATCATTCTGGAACTGGATGCGGAAAACGCGCCCATTTCCACCGACAACTTCCTGGCCTATGTCCAAAGCGGCTTCTATGCAGACACCATTTTTCACCGGGTCATTCCCGGCTTCATGATTCAAGGTGGCGGCATGAACGCCGACATGGAAGAAACCCACGGCAAGACGCCGATTAAAAACGAGGCGGCCAACGGCCTGAAAAACCTCTACGGCACCATCGCCATGGCACGCACCCAGGTGGTGGACAGTGCCACATCCCAATTCTTTATCAATGTCAACGACAACGACTTCCTCAACCATCGCGACCCGCGGCCTGAAGCCTTCGGCTATGCCGTATTCGGCAAAGTGGTCGAGGGGATGGACGTGGTCCACGCCATTGAAAAGGTGGCCACCGGCAACAAAGGCTATCATCAGGATGTGCCGCTGGAACCGATCACCATCCTCAAGGCCAGTGTGGTCGAAGGCTAA
- a CDS encoding SHOCT domain-containing protein: MAENSSDTGIAKNIFVGYFVLILHVVLLVLLGLFVVFFRGLVQYMPWILGGGLALLTLSGYLFYRYLKRSKKTIKETLDAQVPDRPMEISLLGGLASVRVGVASGARRVDGAPLQLEDPETSRLRSLDRLADMYDKGLISKEEFALLKKDVLTGTPAHSESSASEIIDVDYTLK, from the coding sequence ATGGCAGAAAACTCCAGCGATACCGGTATCGCTAAAAATATTTTTGTCGGCTATTTTGTTCTGATTCTCCATGTGGTCCTGTTGGTGCTTCTGGGCCTGTTTGTGGTGTTTTTTCGGGGATTGGTTCAATATATGCCGTGGATTCTCGGTGGCGGTCTGGCGTTGTTGACGCTGTCCGGGTATCTGTTTTATCGTTATCTTAAGCGCAGCAAGAAGACCATTAAAGAAACCTTGGACGCTCAGGTGCCGGATCGGCCCATGGAGATCAGTCTGCTGGGTGGCCTGGCTTCGGTGCGGGTTGGTGTGGCTTCCGGAGCGCGTCGGGTTGACGGTGCGCCGTTGCAACTGGAGGATCCGGAGACGTCGCGTTTGCGCAGCCTGGATCGCTTGGCCGATATGTATGATAAAGGTTTGATCAGCAAGGAAGAGTTTGCTCTGCTCAAGAAAGATGTGTTGACCGGCACTCCGGCGCATTCTGAGTCATCTGCTTCCGAGATTATAGACGTCGATTATACCTTGAAATAA
- the tig gene encoding trigger factor, whose product MNVQVENVSSVKKKISVEISADRVSEEIAKAYKKIAKSAKVKGFRAGKVPMSVVENYYVDQMKQDVVGRLINETYYQALVDNDIAAISEPSIEDSSDLEKDKPFTYEAHVEVKPEVSAKDYTGIELQKEIFDFDEKIVDERLNEMLSTRATMEVAERDDAQKGDFVTIDFEGFVDGEAFDGGAAEGHELELGSGSFIPGFEDQLIGMKRGEESEISVTFPEDYGNKDLAGKESTFKIAMKEIKVKEMPELDDEFAKGYGAESAEDLREKISDGYKKQETSRIDDDLKERLITVLVERNEVEVPDTMIERQLDFMHKNIANRLQSQGMTLEMMGMNEEAFRVMYRETAVKQVQGSLLLEAIGRQENISVDEDEIDSRLEEIAEMANAPLDEVKKYYASDEARKGLLAQIEEEKVITYLLGQSKIEEVTKEALAEKPADEEQE is encoded by the coding sequence ATGAATGTTCAGGTAGAAAACGTAAGTTCCGTCAAAAAGAAAATTTCCGTCGAAATCAGTGCAGACCGCGTCAGTGAAGAAATCGCCAAGGCCTATAAAAAAATTGCCAAGTCCGCCAAGGTAAAAGGTTTCCGTGCCGGTAAGGTTCCCATGTCGGTGGTTGAGAACTATTATGTTGACCAGATGAAGCAGGACGTTGTCGGTCGCCTGATCAACGAAACGTACTACCAGGCGCTGGTGGATAACGATATTGCGGCAATTTCCGAACCTTCTATTGAAGACAGCAGCGACCTGGAAAAGGATAAGCCGTTTACTTATGAAGCGCATGTTGAAGTGAAGCCGGAAGTGTCGGCGAAGGACTACACCGGCATTGAGCTGCAAAAAGAAATCTTTGATTTTGACGAAAAGATCGTTGACGAACGTCTGAACGAAATGCTCAGCACGCGTGCGACCATGGAAGTGGCTGAACGCGATGATGCGCAAAAGGGTGATTTTGTGACCATCGACTTTGAAGGCTTCGTGGATGGTGAAGCGTTTGACGGCGGTGCCGCCGAGGGACATGAGCTGGAGCTCGGTTCCGGCAGCTTTATCCCCGGTTTTGAAGACCAGTTGATCGGCATGAAGCGTGGTGAGGAAAGTGAAATTTCCGTGACCTTCCCCGAAGATTATGGAAATAAAGACCTTGCCGGTAAAGAATCTACTTTCAAGATTGCCATGAAAGAGATTAAAGTAAAAGAAATGCCTGAGCTTGATGATGAGTTCGCAAAAGGTTATGGTGCTGAAAGTGCCGAAGATCTGCGTGAAAAGATCAGTGATGGCTATAAAAAACAGGAAACCTCCCGCATTGATGATGATCTCAAAGAACGTCTCATCACGGTTCTGGTTGAACGCAATGAGGTGGAAGTTCCTGACACCATGATCGAGCGTCAGCTTGACTTCATGCACAAGAATATTGCCAACCGTCTGCAGTCTCAAGGGATGACCCTGGAGATGATGGGCATGAACGAAGAGGCGTTTCGCGTCATGTATCGCGAAACCGCGGTTAAGCAAGTTCAAGGCAGCCTGCTGCTTGAGGCAATTGGTCGGCAGGAGAACATCTCCGTCGATGAGGATGAGATCGACAGCCGTCTTGAAGAGATCGCTGAGATGGCCAATGCCCCTCTCGATGAAGTGAAGAAGTATTATGCTTCCGACGAGGCGCGCAAAGGGCTGCTGGCTCAGATTGAAGAAGAAAAAGTGATTACCTATTTGCTGGGTCAATCAAAAATCGAGGAAGTGACCAAAGAAGCGTTGGCGGAGAAGCCTGCTGACGAAGAACAGGAGTAA
- the clpP gene encoding ATP-dependent Clp endopeptidase proteolytic subunit ClpP, which translates to MSLVPIVVEQTGRGERSYDIYSRLLKDRIIFLGGGIDDQISNLVIAQLLFLESEDPEKDIHLYINSPGGVVTAGMAIYDTMQYIKAPVSTICVGQAASMGAVLLAAGAEGKRFTLPNSRIMIHQPLGGFQGQASDISIHAQEILRLREDLNRILAHHCGQDIETIARDTERDFFMGAEDAQKYGLIDKIVTRAEVG; encoded by the coding sequence ATGAGTCTTGTCCCGATCGTTGTCGAGCAAACCGGACGGGGAGAACGTTCTTACGACATCTATTCGCGTCTGCTTAAGGATCGGATCATTTTTCTCGGTGGTGGGATTGATGACCAGATTTCCAATCTGGTTATCGCCCAATTGTTGTTTTTGGAGTCGGAAGATCCCGAGAAGGATATCCACCTGTATATCAACTCCCCTGGTGGTGTCGTTACCGCCGGTATGGCGATTTATGATACCATGCAGTATATCAAGGCGCCGGTTTCGACGATTTGTGTCGGACAGGCGGCCAGTATGGGAGCTGTTTTGCTGGCTGCGGGTGCGGAAGGGAAACGTTTTACCCTGCCGAATTCGCGGATTATGATCCATCAGCCGTTGGGCGGCTTTCAGGGACAGGCGAGTGACATCAGTATCCATGCTCAGGAAATACTTCGTCTGCGAGAAGATCTGAATCGCATTCTGGCACATCATTGTGGCCAGGATATTGAGACCATTGCCCGTGACACGGAGCGTGATTTCTTCATGGGTGCCGAAGATGCGCAAAAGTACGGCCTCATCGACAAGATTGTCACGCGGGCCGAGGTCGGATAA